In Macaca nemestrina isolate mMacNem1 chromosome 11, mMacNem.hap1, whole genome shotgun sequence, a single window of DNA contains:
- the LOC105492482 gene encoding voltage-dependent calcium channel gamma-like subunit isoform X1 — translation MHSKPGSSARRPLGQRQPRRSFFESFIRTLIITCVALTVVLSSVSICDGHWLLAEDRVFGLWHFCITTNLSAPMCFRDLGQAHVPGLAVGMGLVRSVGALAVVAAIFGLELLMVSQVCEDKYSRRKWVLGSILLLVSFVLSSGGLLGFVILLRNQVTLIGFTLMFWCEFTASFLFFLNAISGLHINSITHPWERPWKF, via the coding sequence GCCCGGAGGCCTTTGGGCCAAAGGCAGCCCCGCCGGTCCTTCTTTGAATCCTTCATCCGGACCCTCATCATCACGTGTGTGGCCCTGACTGTGGTCCTGTCCTCGGTCTCCATTTGTGACGGGCACTGGCTTCTGGCTGAGGACCGCGTCTTCGGGCTCTGGCACTTCTGCATCACCACCAATCTGAGTGCACCCATGTGCTTCAGAGACCTGGGCCAGGCCCACGTGCCCGGGTTGGCTGTGGGCATGGGCCTGGTGCGCAGCGTGGGCGCCTTGGCCGTGGTGGCCGCCATTTTTGGCCTGGAGCTCCTCATGGTGTCCCAGGTGTGCGAGGACAAATACTCACGGCGCAAGTGGGTCCTGGGTTCCATCCTCCTCCTGGTCTCTTTCGTCCTCTCCTCCGGGGGACTCTTGGGTTTTGTGATCCTCCTCAGGAACCAAGTCACACTCATCGGCTTCACCCTGATGTTTTGGTGCGAATTcactgcctccttcctcttcttcctgaaCGCCATCAGCGGCCTTCACATCAACAGCATCACCCATCCCTGGGAACGACCATGGAAATTTTAG
- the LOC105492482 gene encoding voltage-dependent calcium channel gamma-like subunit isoform X2 produces the protein MTAIGVQARRPLGQRQPRRSFFESFIRTLIITCVALTVVLSSVSICDGHWLLAEDRVFGLWHFCITTNLSAPMCFRDLGQAHVPGLAVGMGLVRSVGALAVVAAIFGLELLMVSQVCEDKYSRRKWVLGSILLLVSFVLSSGGLLGFVILLRNQVTLIGFTLMFWCEFTASFLFFLNAISGLHINSITHPWERPWKF, from the coding sequence GCCCGGAGGCCTTTGGGCCAAAGGCAGCCCCGCCGGTCCTTCTTTGAATCCTTCATCCGGACCCTCATCATCACGTGTGTGGCCCTGACTGTGGTCCTGTCCTCGGTCTCCATTTGTGACGGGCACTGGCTTCTGGCTGAGGACCGCGTCTTCGGGCTCTGGCACTTCTGCATCACCACCAATCTGAGTGCACCCATGTGCTTCAGAGACCTGGGCCAGGCCCACGTGCCCGGGTTGGCTGTGGGCATGGGCCTGGTGCGCAGCGTGGGCGCCTTGGCCGTGGTGGCCGCCATTTTTGGCCTGGAGCTCCTCATGGTGTCCCAGGTGTGCGAGGACAAATACTCACGGCGCAAGTGGGTCCTGGGTTCCATCCTCCTCCTGGTCTCTTTCGTCCTCTCCTCCGGGGGACTCTTGGGTTTTGTGATCCTCCTCAGGAACCAAGTCACACTCATCGGCTTCACCCTGATGTTTTGGTGCGAATTcactgcctccttcctcttcttcctgaaCGCCATCAGCGGCCTTCACATCAACAGCATCACCCATCCCTGGGAACGACCATGGAAATTTTAG